Proteins from a single region of Segatella copri:
- a CDS encoding NADH-quinone oxidoreductase subunit C produces the protein MKLNNIELSFDNFASEMAKLKNEKHFDYLVTIIGEDFGEEGLGCIYILENTQTNECCSVKTIAKKVDGSDVIPTVINLWKVADLLEREVFDFVGIKFLGHPDMRRLFLRTDFQGYPLRKDFDMSPEANKFPCTDEPEDDFTMEYSLSEDGHLVATEKRRFDENDYVVNIGPNHPSTHGVLRLQTVIDGETVKRIYPHLGYIHRGIEKMWENMTYPQTLALTDRLNYLSAMMHRHALVGVIEEAMGIELSDRIHYIRTIMDELQRIDSHLLYLGCTAQDLGALTAFLYCMRDREHVLNVMEETTGGRLIQNYYRIGGLQADIDPNFVQNVKTLCKYLRPMIQEYLDVFGDNVITHNRLEGVGPMNYEDCINYAVTGPAGRASGWKNDTRKRHPYDMYDKVEWKEITLTGCDSMDRYYVHIQELYQSLDIIEQLIDNIPEGEYYIKQKPIIKVPEGQWYFSVEGASGEFGVYLDSKGDKSPYRMKMRPMGLSLTGALDSMLRGQKIADLITTGAAIDFVIPDIDR, from the coding sequence ATGAAACTGAATAATATTGAATTGAGTTTTGATAATTTCGCCTCAGAAATGGCGAAGTTGAAGAACGAGAAGCATTTCGACTACCTTGTTACCATCATCGGTGAAGACTTCGGTGAGGAAGGTCTCGGATGTATCTATATTCTCGAGAATACTCAGACCAACGAGTGCTGCTCAGTAAAGACCATCGCCAAGAAGGTGGATGGCAGTGATGTGATTCCTACAGTCATTAACCTTTGGAAGGTGGCTGACCTCCTGGAGCGTGAGGTATTCGATTTTGTCGGCATCAAGTTCCTGGGTCACCCAGACATGCGTCGTCTCTTCCTCCGTACCGATTTCCAGGGCTATCCATTGCGCAAGGACTTCGATATGAGTCCTGAGGCAAACAAGTTCCCTTGTACTGATGAGCCAGAGGATGACTTCACCATGGAGTATTCCTTGAGCGAGGATGGACATCTCGTAGCTACAGAGAAGCGTCGCTTTGATGAGAACGACTATGTTGTCAACATTGGTCCTAACCACCCATCTACCCACGGTGTGCTCCGTCTGCAGACCGTTATCGATGGTGAGACCGTGAAGCGCATCTATCCACACCTCGGTTATATTCACCGTGGTATCGAGAAGATGTGGGAGAATATGACCTATCCACAGACATTGGCATTGACCGACCGTCTGAACTATCTTTCTGCGATGATGCACCGCCACGCTCTGGTTGGCGTTATCGAGGAGGCTATGGGTATCGAACTCTCAGACCGTATCCACTACATCCGTACCATCATGGATGAGTTGCAGCGTATCGACTCTCACTTGTTGTACCTCGGCTGTACCGCACAGGATTTGGGTGCCTTGACCGCATTCCTTTACTGTATGCGCGACCGTGAGCACGTATTGAACGTGATGGAGGAGACAACCGGTGGCCGTCTGATCCAGAACTACTACCGTATCGGTGGTCTGCAGGCAGATATCGACCCTAACTTCGTTCAGAACGTGAAGACCCTTTGCAAGTATCTCCGTCCGATGATTCAGGAGTACCTCGACGTATTCGGTGACAACGTGATTACTCACAACCGTCTCGAAGGTGTAGGTCCAATGAACTATGAGGATTGTATCAACTATGCCGTAACCGGTCCTGCTGGTCGTGCATCAGGTTGGAAGAACGATACCCGCAAGCGTCATCCATACGATATGTACGACAAGGTAGAGTGGAAGGAAATCACCCTTACCGGTTGCGATTCAATGGATCGTTACTATGTACACATCCAGGAGTTGTATCAGAGCTTGGACATCATCGAGCAGTTGATCGACAACATTCCAGAGGGTGAGTACTACATCAAGCAGAAGCCAATCATCAAGGTTCCAGAGGGACAGTGGTACTTCTCTGTAGAGGGTGCCAGCGGCGAGTTTGGTGTATATCTCGACTCAAAGGGTGACAAGAGTCCATACCGTATGAAGATGCGTCCGATGGGTCTCTCACTCACAGGAGCTTTGGATTCAATGCTCCGTGGTCAGAAGATCGCCGACCTCATCACTACAGGTGCAGCAATCGATTTCGTAATCCCTGATATTGATAGATAA
- a CDS encoding deoxynucleoside kinase codes for MYIAIAGNIGSGKTTLTKMLSKHYGWKQYLEPVAENPYIDDYYKDISRWALNMEVFYLKQRFKNLLEIQHSKETVIQDRTIFEGVYVFAANNRKMGNMDQRDYETYMELFESMMEVVEMPELMIYLRSSVPHLVKNIQKRGRDYEQKMPLDYLEGINYLYEDFIMNKYKGKVLIVEVDNLDFEHNPKQFGEIVDKIDAKLFGLFS; via the coding sequence ATGTATATAGCAATAGCAGGAAATATCGGTAGTGGCAAGACAACACTCACCAAGATGCTGTCTAAACATTATGGATGGAAACAGTACTTGGAGCCCGTGGCTGAAAATCCCTATATCGATGACTATTACAAGGATATCTCGCGATGGGCACTCAATATGGAGGTGTTCTATCTGAAGCAGCGATTCAAGAATCTGCTGGAAATCCAACACAGTAAAGAGACGGTCATCCAGGACCGCACCATCTTTGAGGGTGTTTATGTCTTTGCGGCCAACAACCGGAAAATGGGCAACATGGACCAGCGCGACTACGAGACTTATATGGAGCTCTTTGAGTCGATGATGGAAGTGGTGGAGATGCCTGAACTGATGATATATCTCCGTTCTTCTGTTCCTCACCTCGTGAAGAATATCCAGAAGCGTGGTCGTGATTATGAGCAGAAGATGCCTCTGGATTATCTGGAAGGTATCAACTATCTTTACGAAGATTTCATCATGAACAAGTATAAGGGCAAGGTGCTTATCGTAGAAGTTGATAATCTCGATTTCGAGCACAATCCCAAGCAGTTTGGTGAAATCGTAGATAAGATAGATGCCAAGCTCTTCGGGCTGTTCTCTTAA
- a CDS encoding glycoside hydrolase family 130 protein, which translates to MTTFQDKVKALRAHHEELLSRKNEPVEWGNGIYEKYKNPILTAEHTPLEWRYDFDEKSNPYLMQRIMMNATLNSGAIKWNGKYLLVVRVEGADRKSFFAVAESPNGVDNFRFWDEPITMPEDVVPATNIYDMRLTAHEDGYIYGVFCAERHDDDQPGDLSAATATAAIARTKDLINWERLPDLKTKSQQRNVVLHPEFVDGKYAFYTRPQDGFIDTGSGGGIGWALVDDITHAEIKEEKIINARHYHTIQEVKNGEGPHPIKTDKGWLHLAHGVRGCASGLRYVLYMYMTSLEDPTKVIAEPGGYLLVPEGPEYIGDVMNVVFANGWIADEDGKVFIYYASSDTRMHVATSTIDRLVDYCMNTPKDDYRTQFSVEKIKALVAKNKQTLSK; encoded by the coding sequence ATGACTACATTTCAAGACAAAGTGAAAGCACTTCGCGCTCATCATGAGGAATTGCTGAGCCGTAAGAATGAACCCGTAGAGTGGGGAAATGGTATCTACGAAAAGTATAAGAACCCAATCCTCACCGCAGAACATACACCCTTGGAGTGGCGTTACGACTTCGATGAGAAGAGCAATCCGTATCTCATGCAGCGCATCATGATGAATGCTACGCTCAATTCGGGTGCCATCAAGTGGAATGGTAAGTATCTCCTCGTTGTTCGTGTTGAGGGTGCTGACCGCAAGAGCTTCTTTGCCGTAGCAGAAAGTCCTAATGGTGTTGACAACTTCCGTTTCTGGGATGAGCCTATTACCATGCCGGAGGATGTTGTTCCTGCTACCAACATCTATGATATGCGACTCACAGCTCATGAGGATGGTTACATCTATGGCGTGTTCTGTGCTGAGCGTCATGATGATGATCAGCCTGGCGACCTCAGTGCTGCTACTGCTACTGCAGCCATCGCCCGTACCAAGGACCTGATAAACTGGGAGCGTCTTCCTGATCTGAAGACCAAGAGTCAGCAGCGCAATGTGGTTCTCCATCCGGAGTTTGTTGATGGCAAGTATGCTTTCTATACCCGTCCACAGGATGGTTTCATCGATACAGGTTCTGGTGGTGGTATCGGTTGGGCTCTTGTTGATGATATCACTCATGCCGAAATCAAGGAAGAGAAGATTATCAATGCCCGTCACTATCATACCATCCAGGAGGTGAAGAACGGTGAGGGTCCTCATCCTATCAAGACTGATAAGGGCTGGTTGCATCTGGCTCACGGTGTTCGTGGCTGTGCCAGCGGTCTCCGCTATGTACTCTATATGTACATGACTTCTCTTGAGGATCCTACTAAGGTGATTGCTGAACCAGGTGGATATCTCCTCGTACCGGAAGGTCCTGAGTATATCGGTGATGTAATGAACGTAGTCTTTGCCAATGGTTGGATTGCAGATGAGGATGGCAAGGTATTCATCTACTATGCTTCTTCTGATACTCGCATGCATGTGGCAACTTCTACCATCGACCGATTGGTAGATTACTGCATGAACACACCAAAGGATGATTATCGTACTCAGTTCTCTGTAGAGAAAATCAAGGCTTTGGTAGCAAAAAATAAACAGACTTTAAGTAAATAG
- a CDS encoding NADH-quinone oxidoreductase subunit A has product MNFTLFITVLLTAVTLVVAAYVIAKLIGPRSYNPVKGEPFECGIPTRGSSWLPSHIGYYLFAILFLMFDIETVLLYPWAVVVKQFGSMALVSIGFFLLVLVFGLAYAWRKGALEWK; this is encoded by the coding sequence ATGAACTTTACACTATTTATCACCGTTTTGCTGACGGCTGTAACCTTGGTGGTGGCTGCTTATGTCATCGCGAAGTTGATCGGTCCTCGTTCATACAATCCGGTAAAGGGTGAACCTTTTGAGTGCGGTATTCCGACTCGTGGCAGCTCATGGTTGCCATCACACATCGGCTACTACCTCTTCGCCATCCTTTTCCTGATGTTTGACATCGAGACAGTATTGCTTTACCCATGGGCAGTCGTAGTTAAGCAGTTTGGATCTATGGCTCTCGTGAGCATCGGGTTCTTCCTGTTGGTATTGGTATTTGGCCTTGCATACGCTTGGCGGAAAGGAGCATTGGAATGGAAGTAA
- a CDS encoding AGE family epimerase/isomerase, producing MENLKETMRDVLENNILSYWLTKVKDEENGGFYGRVDGNDQVHPEAEKGAVMNARILWAFSAAYRVLKKPEYLEAATRAKEYVRDYFLDREYGGIYWSVDYQGNPLDTKKQTYAIGFAIYGFSEYARATGDKEALDIAISLYHDIEKHAFDAESNGYIEALTREWNPIADMRLSDKDENGSRTMNTHLHIIEPYTNLYRVWKTPELEKSIRNLLDIFTDKLMNKETYHLDLFFNDEWEGKRNIESYGHDIEASWLLHETALVLDDKILLHKIERIIRRIADAADEGLRPDGSMVYEHWKDGDKYDLQRQWWVQCENIIGHIDLYQYFCTEENLLVAISCWNYVAKHLLDAKNGEWHWAILEDGTVNKEDDKAGFWKCPYHNSRMCLELIERDY from the coding sequence ATGGAAAATCTTAAAGAAACGATGCGGGATGTTCTGGAGAACAACATCCTCAGCTATTGGCTAACGAAAGTGAAAGATGAAGAAAACGGTGGCTTTTACGGACGTGTAGACGGTAACGACCAGGTACATCCTGAAGCCGAGAAGGGTGCGGTGATGAATGCCCGTATCCTCTGGGCGTTTTCTGCAGCCTATCGTGTCTTGAAGAAGCCGGAGTATCTTGAGGCTGCCACCCGTGCCAAGGAGTATGTGCGCGATTATTTCCTCGACAGGGAATATGGCGGCATCTACTGGAGTGTTGACTATCAGGGTAATCCGCTCGATACCAAGAAGCAGACTTACGCCATCGGCTTTGCCATCTATGGTTTCTCGGAGTATGCCCGTGCAACAGGTGACAAGGAGGCGTTGGATATCGCTATCTCCCTGTATCATGACATAGAGAAGCATGCCTTTGATGCCGAGAGCAACGGATATATCGAGGCATTGACCCGTGAGTGGAATCCGATTGCAGACATGCGTCTCTCTGATAAGGATGAGAATGGTTCCCGTACGATGAATACCCATCTGCATATCATCGAGCCATATACCAATCTTTATCGTGTATGGAAGACTCCGGAACTGGAGAAGAGCATCCGCAATTTGCTCGATATCTTCACCGATAAGCTTATGAACAAGGAGACTTATCATCTCGACCTCTTCTTTAATGACGAGTGGGAGGGCAAGCGCAACATCGAGAGCTATGGTCATGATATTGAGGCGTCCTGGCTGCTCCACGAAACCGCGCTGGTTTTGGACGATAAGATATTGCTGCATAAGATAGAGCGCATCATCCGTCGTATAGCCGATGCTGCAGATGAAGGCTTACGTCCGGATGGCAGTATGGTTTATGAGCATTGGAAAGATGGAGATAAGTATGATCTCCAGCGCCAGTGGTGGGTGCAGTGCGAGAACATCATCGGACATATCGATCTCTATCAGTATTTCTGTACCGAAGAGAATCTTCTGGTTGCCATCTCCTGCTGGAACTATGTAGCCAAGCATCTGCTGGATGCCAAGAACGGTGAGTGGCACTGGGCCATCCTGGAAGATGGTACGGTGAACAAGGAAGATGATAAGGCGGGTTTCTGGAAATGTCCTTACCACAACTCCCGTATGTGTCTCGAACTCATCGAACGTGACTATTAA
- a CDS encoding glycoside hydrolase family 26 protein, which yields MIGKRILIGAACLMAMQGAMAQVDGVTGASVQTANTSCCKGKKQCCNTPAEQLKVRLQKLLNKGIMLGHQDDPVYGTTWKWDEGKSDVFLTTGDYPAVMGFDLGKIELDSKENLDGVSFDRMRKEIIAQNERGGIVTLSWHPWNPVTGENAWDSKGDAVAAVLDGGAQQQKFDGWLKKVSDFILSLKTNDGKLVPVIFRPWHEMNGGWFWWGASSCTPAQYNQLYVKTLNILTKAGCNNIVWAWSPNLSDEKTLEKFLERFPGEKYVDMLGVDVYEFDNSDANYQQNLAATLDVLMEAAKKVGKIPALTETGCRGIASKKDWFTQTLWPVLQKYQLSYVLFWRNAWDKPQEEAYLPGVGDGAIIDDFKAFKKEKKVLFAKDIVKVK from the coding sequence ATGATAGGAAAAAGAATTTTGATTGGTGCAGCTTGCCTCATGGCGATGCAAGGAGCAATGGCACAGGTTGATGGCGTTACGGGCGCATCAGTCCAGACTGCCAATACTTCCTGCTGCAAGGGTAAAAAGCAATGTTGCAATACCCCGGCAGAGCAACTGAAGGTCAGACTGCAGAAATTACTGAACAAGGGAATCATGCTCGGACATCAGGATGATCCGGTGTATGGTACTACTTGGAAATGGGATGAAGGAAAGAGCGATGTATTCCTCACTACAGGTGATTATCCTGCTGTGATGGGTTTCGATCTTGGAAAAATAGAGTTGGACAGCAAGGAAAACCTTGACGGCGTGTCTTTCGATCGTATGCGAAAAGAAATCATTGCCCAAAATGAGAGAGGAGGCATCGTCACATTGAGCTGGCATCCTTGGAATCCGGTTACAGGCGAGAATGCCTGGGATTCGAAAGGTGATGCTGTAGCTGCTGTCCTGGATGGAGGCGCCCAGCAACAGAAGTTCGACGGATGGCTCAAGAAGGTTTCCGATTTCATCCTTTCTTTGAAGACAAACGATGGTAAACTGGTTCCTGTCATCTTCCGACCATGGCATGAAATGAATGGCGGATGGTTCTGGTGGGGAGCTAGCAGTTGCACACCTGCACAATATAACCAATTATACGTAAAAACCCTAAATATACTTACTAAAGCAGGGTGCAATAACATCGTTTGGGCTTGGTCACCAAATCTCAGCGACGAGAAGACGCTAGAAAAATTTCTGGAGCGATTCCCGGGAGAAAAGTATGTGGATATGCTGGGTGTTGACGTCTACGAGTTCGACAACAGCGATGCCAACTATCAGCAGAACCTTGCTGCTACGCTCGATGTGCTGATGGAGGCAGCCAAGAAGGTTGGCAAGATTCCAGCCCTCACCGAAACGGGTTGCAGGGGTATCGCCAGCAAGAAGGATTGGTTTACCCAAACCCTTTGGCCTGTACTTCAGAAGTATCAGTTGAGTTATGTACTCTTCTGGCGTAATGCCTGGGATAAACCTCAGGAGGAAGCCTATCTCCCTGGAGTAGGCGATGGAGCCATCATTGACGACTTCAAGGCATTCAAGAAGGAAAAGAAAGTCCTCTTTGCCAAAGATATTGTAAAGGTTAAATAA
- a CDS encoding MFS transporter, translating into MARLKEKIAYALGDAAAGGIVWKVMSIAFPLFFTNVFGLSFADAAVLMLVARMFDVVTDPLMGTLADRTQSRFGTYRPWLIYGAIPFGLIFAFLLYTPDFGPVGKRIYAYALYLLMMAVYTMVNVPYGSLLGVMTEDDDEKNQFSSFRMVGAYAMGFVTLLSFPYLQKMVGGTAAHQYAVIGAVLGIIAAVMTLACGLLTKERLKPKRAEKFSFQQFADLVHNKAWLYMTAIAVCTNFFNGFRYAVAGYMFDYCLHGNVTIEGLIINYTVFMAFGEVTCMIFGGVSPWFTRLVGSKRMAFFWAAALCLVLSVVFFFIPMNPSYIWVMIAIVILTSMGIGIYSPLMWSMYADVADYHTEHFGTSATGLIFSSGTMSQKFGTAISGSLIALFLGWAGANMITDKMGNTMIDPASVTDSVLTMVWSLFSLFPAVIAFLLMVLAWKFPIRK; encoded by the coding sequence ATGGCTCGTTTAAAAGAAAAAATAGCTTATGCATTGGGTGATGCCGCTGCGGGTGGTATTGTATGGAAGGTGATGTCTATCGCTTTTCCTCTGTTTTTTACAAATGTCTTCGGACTCTCTTTTGCGGATGCGGCAGTACTGATGCTCGTAGCCCGCATGTTCGATGTGGTTACTGACCCGCTGATGGGTACTCTTGCCGACCGTACCCAGAGCCGTTTCGGTACCTACCGTCCTTGGCTCATCTATGGTGCCATTCCTTTCGGATTGATATTCGCCTTCTTGCTCTATACTCCAGACTTCGGTCCTGTGGGCAAGCGAATCTATGCTTACGCCCTCTATCTGCTGATGATGGCGGTATATACCATGGTGAATGTGCCTTACGGCTCATTGCTCGGTGTGATGACCGAGGATGATGATGAGAAGAACCAGTTCTCTTCTTTCCGTATGGTGGGTGCTTATGCCATGGGATTCGTCACCCTGCTCTCTTTCCCTTATCTACAGAAGATGGTAGGTGGAACAGCCGCACATCAGTATGCTGTCATTGGTGCCGTGCTCGGTATTATTGCAGCTGTGATGACATTGGCTTGCGGACTCCTTACCAAGGAACGTCTGAAGCCGAAGCGCGCTGAGAAGTTCTCTTTCCAGCAGTTTGCCGACCTCGTTCACAACAAGGCTTGGCTCTATATGACAGCTATCGCCGTGTGTACCAACTTCTTCAACGGATTCCGTTATGCCGTAGCTGGCTATATGTTTGATTACTGTCTGCATGGCAATGTAACCATCGAGGGACTGATTATCAACTATACCGTTTTCATGGCGTTCGGTGAAGTAACCTGTATGATTTTCGGTGGTGTATCTCCTTGGTTCACCCGTCTGGTAGGCAGCAAGCGCATGGCATTCTTCTGGGCTGCAGCACTCTGTCTGGTTCTCTCGGTTGTCTTCTTCTTCATCCCGATGAATCCGTCGTATATCTGGGTGATGATAGCCATCGTTATCCTTACCTCTATGGGTATCGGTATCTATTCGCCATTGATGTGGTCTATGTATGCCGATGTAGCCGACTATCATACCGAGCATTTCGGAACATCCGCTACAGGTCTTATCTTCTCTTCCGGTACGATGAGCCAGAAGTTTGGTACCGCCATTTCCGGTTCTCTCATCGCCCTCTTCCTGGGCTGGGCAGGTGCCAACATGATAACAGATAAGATGGGTAATACGATGATCGACCCAGCCAGTGTTACCGACTCTGTGCTTACGATGGTATGGTCATTGTTCTCACTCTTCCCAGCCGTCATCGCCTTCCTGCTGATGGTGCTTGCCTGGAAGTTCCCTATCCGCAAATAA
- a CDS encoding deoxynucleoside kinase produces MHIAIAGNIGSGKTTLTKMLAKRYGWKANFEPVDNNPYLADYYKDMERWSFNLQIYFLNKRFHDVVEISRSEQTIVQDRTIFEDARIFAPNLHDIGMMSDRDFKNYTDLFDLMISLVKLPDLMIYIKSSIPTLVKHIEKRGRDFEKSIRIDYLQGLNKRYEDWIKDYKGRLIIIDGDNLEFGESPEDFRKVTDLIDAELFGLFAEKGV; encoded by the coding sequence ATGCATATAGCAATAGCAGGAAATATAGGTAGCGGCAAGACAACATTAACCAAGATGCTTGCCAAGAGATATGGCTGGAAAGCTAATTTCGAGCCGGTAGATAATAATCCATATCTGGCTGATTATTACAAGGATATGGAACGTTGGTCGTTTAATCTTCAGATTTACTTCCTGAACAAGCGATTCCATGATGTTGTGGAGATTTCACGTTCTGAGCAGACCATCGTACAGGATAGAACCATCTTCGAGGATGCGCGTATCTTTGCGCCTAATCTTCATGATATAGGTATGATGAGCGACAGGGATTTCAAAAACTATACCGATCTCTTCGATCTGATGATCAGTCTGGTGAAACTCCCAGACCTGATGATATATATCAAGAGCAGCATTCCTACGCTCGTAAAGCATATCGAGAAGCGTGGCCGCGATTTCGAGAAGAGCATCCGTATCGATTACCTCCAGGGTTTGAACAAGCGTTATGAGGATTGGATCAAGGATTATAAAGGTCGCCTCATCATCATCGATGGTGATAATCTGGAGTTTGGAGAGAGTCCGGAAGACTTCCGAAAGGTTACAGACCTGATAGATGCTGAGCTCTTCGGCCTGTTTGCTGAAAAAGGAGTTTAA
- a CDS encoding acetylxylan esterase, producing MSVLGTSSLSAQIRGNNIVVMVTPDHQNWNYRVDEKANFTVNVRKSGTLLNQVKVDYEAGPAMFPEVKKSTTLKDGTMKWCGSLNRPGFYRLKVIAHVDGKKYEGLCTAGFSPEKIQPFAQEPKDFDAFWKKALDEARQNDLNPTKVLLPERCTKDKNVYEISYNNNRWGSKMYGILSVPVKEGKYPALLRVPGAGVRPYAGDTYTAPAECIVLEIGIHGVPVTMQQKIYDDLANGELKGYWDTNLENPYRNAYRRVVTGAVRGVDYIASLPEWNGKTIGVTGSSQGGFLSIAVAALDKRITFLAPVHDAMCDYEAEIHGVAGGWPHYFYKEDKAQGAAWKEQKLTDLEKARLEGARYYDGVNFARRITVPGWYSFGYNDEVVPPTSSYGLYNSVKAPKTLSLYQMTGHYWYQEQWDEWQAWIIQQLKK from the coding sequence ATGAGTGTGCTGGGGACTTCTAGCCTCAGCGCACAAATCAGAGGAAACAACATTGTGGTAATGGTAACTCCTGACCATCAGAACTGGAATTACCGGGTAGACGAGAAGGCTAACTTCACGGTGAATGTGAGAAAGAGCGGTACACTACTCAATCAGGTGAAGGTAGATTACGAAGCCGGACCGGCAATGTTTCCGGAGGTGAAGAAAAGTACCACTCTCAAGGATGGAACCATGAAATGGTGCGGCAGTCTGAACAGACCGGGCTTCTACCGCCTCAAGGTTATCGCTCATGTTGACGGCAAGAAATATGAAGGACTTTGCACGGCAGGGTTCTCTCCAGAGAAGATCCAGCCTTTCGCACAGGAACCTAAGGATTTCGATGCTTTTTGGAAGAAGGCACTGGATGAGGCAAGACAGAATGACCTCAATCCTACCAAGGTGCTTCTGCCTGAGCGTTGTACCAAGGATAAGAATGTATATGAAATCAGTTATAACAACAACCGATGGGGTTCTAAGATGTATGGCATCCTGAGTGTACCGGTAAAAGAAGGTAAGTATCCGGCTTTGCTCCGTGTGCCTGGTGCGGGTGTACGCCCTTATGCCGGCGATACTTATACGGCTCCTGCTGAGTGCATCGTACTGGAAATCGGTATTCACGGTGTTCCTGTTACCATGCAGCAGAAAATTTATGATGATCTTGCCAATGGCGAGCTGAAAGGTTACTGGGATACCAATCTCGAGAATCCTTATCGCAATGCTTACAGACGGGTAGTAACCGGTGCTGTTCGTGGTGTGGATTATATCGCTTCTCTTCCTGAGTGGAACGGAAAGACTATCGGTGTAACGGGTTCATCACAGGGTGGATTCCTTTCCATCGCTGTGGCAGCTCTCGATAAGCGAATCACATTCCTGGCTCCTGTTCATGATGCCATGTGTGATTATGAAGCTGAGATTCACGGAGTTGCAGGCGGCTGGCCTCACTACTTCTATAAGGAAGACAAGGCGCAGGGGGCTGCATGGAAAGAGCAGAAACTTACGGATTTGGAAAAAGCAAGACTCGAAGGTGCACGCTATTATGATGGCGTCAACTTCGCCCGTCGCATCACCGTTCCTGGCTGGTACAGTTTCGGTTATAATGATGAGGTGGTTCCCCCAACATCATCTTACGGCCTTTATAATTCGGTAAAAGCGCCAAAGACATTGAGTCTGTACCAGATGACCGGTCATTACTGGTATCAGGAGCAGTGGGATGAATGGCAGGCTTGGATAATTCAGCAATTAAAGAAATAG
- a CDS encoding NADH-quinone oxidoreductase subunit B has product MEVNKRASIKSIPYDEFKDNDTLEKIAQELNEGGANVVVGSLDAAINWGRSNSLWSLTFGTSCCGIEFMAVGCARYDFSRFGFEVTRNSPRQADLIMCAGTITNKMAPVFKRLYDEMAEPKYVVAVGGCTISGGPFKKSYNVVRGISELVPVDVYIPGCPPRPEAILYGMMQLQRKVKVEKFFGGANHKMTQDEKELSMSKGGLRGLSNENLSDSEKLGHKEPIIVTEVPEDFDPQKGLTD; this is encoded by the coding sequence ATGGAAGTAAACAAAAGAGCCTCTATCAAGAGTATTCCTTACGACGAGTTTAAGGACAATGATACCCTCGAAAAGATTGCGCAGGAGCTCAATGAGGGTGGTGCGAATGTGGTAGTCGGTTCCCTTGATGCTGCCATCAACTGGGGACGCAGTAACTCACTCTGGTCTTTGACCTTCGGTACCTCTTGCTGTGGTATCGAGTTCATGGCTGTAGGTTGTGCGCGTTACGACTTCTCCCGTTTCGGTTTCGAGGTAACCCGTAACTCTCCACGTCAGGCAGACTTGATCATGTGTGCCGGTACTATTACCAATAAGATGGCACCTGTTTTCAAACGTTTGTACGATGAAATGGCTGAGCCTAAGTATGTGGTAGCTGTAGGTGGATGCACCATCTCTGGCGGTCCGTTCAAGAAGAGCTACAACGTGGTTCGTGGTATCAGCGAGTTGGTTCCTGTGGATGTTTACATTCCTGGATGTCCTCCACGCCCTGAGGCTATCCTTTACGGTATGATGCAGTTGCAGCGTAAGGTAAAGGTTGAGAAATTCTTCGGTGGTGCCAACCACAAGATGACCCAGGATGAGAAGGAACTCTCTATGAGCAAGGGTGGCCTTCGCGGCTTGAGCAACGAGAACCTCTCTGACAGCGAGAAGCTCGGACACAAGGAGCCTATCATCGTAACTGAAGTACCTGAGGATTTCGACCCTCAGAAAGGTCTAACTGATTAA